In Oleiharenicola lentus, the following are encoded in one genomic region:
- a CDS encoding polysaccharide biosynthesis/export family protein — MAALPALLALGATWLLTGCTTTTSEVASAEQAAQAQMSADQQSADALALKEGDVIKVSFPGVPSMDATLPVRADGRVALPLVGDHAVAGKSIEALTKELLALYEPQLVSKEVQVSLVSSSFTLYVTGAVLRPGKIVAERRISAFDAIMEAGGFDKARANLKAVVVVRQEEGQTKSYTLNLDQVFTGGQSVPFYLKPFDTVYVPTKFNWF, encoded by the coding sequence TTGGCCGCATTACCGGCCTTGCTGGCGTTGGGCGCTACCTGGTTGCTTACCGGCTGCACCACGACCACCTCTGAAGTCGCCTCGGCCGAACAGGCGGCTCAAGCCCAGATGTCCGCTGATCAGCAATCGGCGGACGCCCTGGCCCTCAAGGAGGGTGACGTGATCAAAGTCAGTTTCCCCGGCGTGCCTTCGATGGATGCCACGCTGCCGGTGCGGGCCGACGGCCGGGTCGCGCTGCCACTGGTGGGAGACCATGCCGTGGCCGGCAAAAGCATCGAGGCCCTTACCAAGGAGCTCCTGGCTCTGTATGAACCGCAGTTGGTTTCCAAGGAGGTCCAGGTCTCGCTGGTTTCCTCCAGCTTTACGCTCTATGTCACGGGCGCCGTGCTGCGTCCCGGCAAGATTGTGGCCGAACGGCGCATTTCCGCCTTCGATGCCATCATGGAAGCTGGCGGTTTCGACAAGGCCCGGGCCAACCTCAAGGCGGTCGTCGTCGTGCGCCAGGAGGAGGGTCAGACCAAGAGCTATACCCTCAATTTGGACCAGGTTTTCACCGGCGGCCAAAGCGTCCCATTCTATCTCAAGCCCTTCGATACGGTTTACGTCCCGACCAAGTTCAACTGGTTCTGA
- a CDS encoding sugar transferase: MEYYCSTNHLRAHDRHVPLPLWKRSLDILCCLFALPVLLLCTLMMSVITRIVSPGPILFRQKRIGLNGQTFKIYKFRSMRVNAETTNHQNHFKELVSTSAPMVKLDAKGDSRLLPGAWLLRASGLDELPQIINVLKGEMSLVGPRPCLPSEADLYQPWQRQRFNALPGLTGLWQVSGKNRTTFDEMIRLDIRYSQNMSLWLDLKIIVLTIPALLIQLYDTRVGRRSAAVSLHTAAPFSMSQNRASANIP; the protein is encoded by the coding sequence ATGGAATACTACTGCTCCACTAATCACCTTAGAGCCCATGATCGACATGTGCCGCTACCCTTGTGGAAGCGTAGTTTGGATATCCTTTGCTGCTTATTCGCTTTGCCGGTGCTTTTGCTTTGCACGCTCATGATGTCAGTAATCACCCGGATCGTTTCTCCCGGACCTATCCTATTTCGGCAAAAACGCATTGGTCTGAATGGCCAGACCTTCAAGATCTACAAATTCCGAAGCATGCGGGTGAATGCCGAAACGACCAACCATCAGAATCATTTTAAGGAATTGGTCAGCACAAGTGCTCCCATGGTCAAACTTGATGCTAAAGGCGACTCTCGCCTGCTGCCGGGCGCGTGGCTTTTACGCGCTTCGGGCTTGGACGAATTGCCGCAGATCATCAATGTGCTAAAAGGGGAAATGAGTTTGGTCGGTCCACGTCCGTGCCTGCCCTCTGAAGCCGATCTATATCAACCATGGCAGAGGCAGCGATTCAATGCTTTGCCCGGCCTTACGGGCCTCTGGCAGGTTTCGGGAAAAAACCGGACAACCTTTGATGAAATGATCCGCCTGGACATCCGCTACTCCCAAAATATGTCGCTGTGGCTCGACCTCAAAATTATTGTCCTGACCATTCCAGCTTTGCTGATTCAGCTTTATGACACACGGGTTGGCCGTCGGTCGGCAGCGGTCAGCCTCCATACTGCAGCTCCATTTTCGATGTCACAAAATCGAGCTTCCGCGAACATCCCTTGA
- a CDS encoding Gfo/Idh/MocA family protein produces MSKVLNVGVVGCGYWGPNLIRNFRSLPDCRMRTICDASEARLRHLKTLYPEVEAETKFENLLNDTTLDAIVIATPVRHHFPMAKSSLLAGKHTFIEKPLAASVAQCEELVDLAKKQGLILMVGHTFLYSPAVRKMKEIVDKGDIGEIRYISARRLNLGLFQKDINVAWDLAPHDISIILHIMNETPLRVNCQGTAHVTPGIEDVTSMSLSFTREKSAIIQSSWLDPKKIREMTIVGSERMIVYDDVAPQEKIKIFDVRVERPPHYDTFAEFHYAYHYGDMYSPYIKQDEPLKTECQHFLDCIRSGNTPITDGRRGLEIVRILEASSQSLKLHGAPIELPSAAKSSAGSSSSRSPVTDSSGSRSPLAVGAIKPIGDSANKAG; encoded by the coding sequence ATGAGCAAAGTGCTGAACGTTGGCGTCGTCGGTTGCGGCTACTGGGGGCCAAACCTGATCCGGAATTTTCGATCCCTCCCTGATTGCCGGATGCGGACCATCTGCGATGCCAGCGAAGCAAGACTCCGGCACCTCAAGACGCTGTATCCGGAGGTGGAAGCCGAGACCAAGTTCGAAAACCTCCTAAACGATACGACGCTTGATGCCATCGTGATTGCGACGCCAGTCCGTCACCATTTCCCCATGGCCAAGTCGAGCTTGCTGGCTGGCAAGCACACCTTCATTGAGAAACCCCTCGCCGCCTCCGTCGCCCAGTGTGAGGAGCTTGTTGACCTCGCCAAGAAACAGGGGCTGATCCTGATGGTGGGCCACACCTTCCTTTACTCACCGGCCGTGCGCAAAATGAAGGAGATTGTCGACAAGGGAGACATCGGCGAAATTCGATACATCTCGGCCCGCCGCCTGAACTTGGGCCTCTTCCAGAAGGATATCAATGTGGCCTGGGATCTCGCCCCGCACGACATCTCAATCATCCTGCACATCATGAACGAGACGCCTTTGCGCGTGAATTGCCAGGGCACAGCTCACGTGACTCCGGGCATCGAAGATGTCACATCGATGAGCCTCTCCTTCACCCGGGAAAAGTCCGCCATCATCCAAAGCAGCTGGCTCGACCCGAAGAAAATCCGTGAGATGACCATTGTCGGCAGTGAACGCATGATCGTTTACGATGACGTGGCGCCCCAGGAGAAGATCAAGATCTTCGACGTGCGTGTCGAACGTCCACCCCACTACGATACCTTCGCAGAGTTCCATTACGCCTATCACTACGGCGACATGTATAGCCCCTACATCAAGCAGGACGAACCCCTGAAAACGGAGTGCCAGCACTTCCTTGATTGCATCAGATCCGGCAACACTCCCATCACGGATGGACGACGCGGCCTTGAGATCGTTCGCATCCTCGAGGCCTCATCGCAGTCGCTCAAACTTCATGGCGCACCGATCGAGTTGCCCAGTGCGGCCAAATCATCCGCTGGTTCCTCCTCCAGCCGCTCTCCGGTGACTGACAGCAGCGGTTCCCGTTCGCCCCTAGCCGTCGGTGCTATCAAGCCAATCGGCGACAGTGCGAACAAGGCAGGCTGA
- a CDS encoding acyltransferase → MSPPSQPNQQIAASVKLGQGVKIFGFVNLYGCEIGDESKIGTFVEIQKGARIGRRCKISSHTFICEGVTIEDEVFVGHSVTFTNDMFPRAANADGSLQTEADWKCLPTVVKRGASIGSGATLLCGITIGEGAVVGAGAVVTKNVAPKTIVAGNPAKVLRSL, encoded by the coding sequence ATGTCGCCTCCCTCCCAGCCCAACCAGCAGATTGCCGCCAGCGTCAAGCTTGGCCAGGGCGTCAAGATCTTCGGTTTCGTCAACCTCTATGGTTGTGAGATCGGGGACGAATCCAAGATCGGCACCTTCGTGGAAATCCAGAAGGGCGCCAGGATCGGAAGACGCTGCAAGATCTCCAGCCACACCTTTATCTGCGAAGGCGTGACCATCGAGGACGAGGTTTTTGTCGGCCACAGTGTGACCTTCACCAACGACATGTTCCCTCGCGCAGCCAACGCCGACGGCAGTCTCCAGACGGAGGCCGACTGGAAATGCCTGCCCACCGTGGTCAAGCGCGGCGCCTCCATCGGCTCCGGCGCTACGCTGCTGTGTGGAATCACGATCGGCGAGGGTGCAGTCGTCGGAGCCGGTGCGGTTGTGACCAAGAATGTCGCGCCGAAGACCATCGTGGCCGGCAACCCCGCCAAGGTCCTCCGCTCGCTCTGA
- a CDS encoding DegT/DnrJ/EryC1/StrS family aminotransferase: MSQSKIPFLDLKAHHDPIRQEVMAAMNEVIDANAFAGGPFVARFEEAYAKFCDAKFCIGVGNGTDSLWFSLLALGVGPGDEVITVPMTFMATAEAITYAGAKPVFVDIDPQTYTIDPTQIEAAITPRTKAIMPVHLFGQCADMDPIMAIAKKHNLFVVEDAAQAQGTTYRGRKAGTIGHAASFSFYPGKNLGAWGEAGAVTTNDAALREKVAMFREHGQKKKYYHDVVGWNGRMDGLQAAVLSVKLKYLEQANNQRRRAAALYNQLLAGTPGVTLPSEAAYGQSIYHIYAVRAAHRDRLIQLLGERGVATGIHYPVPVHLQQAYANLGYRRGNFPVSEACADSFLSLPMFPELTNQQIEIVVREFKDCLRLVAGGAA, translated from the coding sequence ATGTCCCAGTCCAAAATCCCGTTTCTCGACCTGAAAGCCCACCACGATCCGATACGCCAGGAAGTCATGGCGGCGATGAACGAGGTTATTGACGCAAACGCCTTCGCCGGCGGTCCCTTCGTCGCTCGCTTTGAGGAGGCCTACGCCAAGTTCTGCGACGCCAAGTTCTGCATCGGCGTTGGCAATGGCACGGACTCGCTCTGGTTCTCACTCCTTGCCCTGGGCGTCGGTCCCGGCGATGAGGTCATCACCGTGCCCATGACCTTCATGGCCACCGCCGAGGCGATCACCTATGCCGGCGCCAAGCCCGTCTTCGTGGATATTGATCCGCAGACCTACACGATCGATCCCACCCAGATCGAGGCCGCCATCACTCCCCGCACCAAGGCCATCATGCCGGTGCATCTCTTTGGGCAGTGCGCCGACATGGACCCTATCATGGCAATTGCGAAGAAGCACAATCTCTTCGTGGTGGAGGATGCCGCCCAGGCTCAGGGCACCACCTATCGCGGCCGCAAGGCTGGCACCATTGGCCACGCCGCCTCTTTCAGTTTCTATCCCGGCAAGAACCTTGGCGCCTGGGGCGAAGCAGGAGCCGTCACCACCAACGACGCCGCTCTTCGCGAAAAGGTGGCCATGTTCCGCGAGCACGGCCAAAAGAAGAAATATTACCACGATGTCGTGGGCTGGAACGGCCGCATGGACGGTCTTCAGGCCGCGGTCCTTAGCGTGAAGCTCAAGTATCTTGAACAGGCCAACAATCAGCGCCGGCGGGCTGCCGCCCTTTACAATCAACTGCTCGCGGGGACCCCGGGGGTCACCCTGCCGAGCGAGGCGGCATACGGCCAGTCCATCTACCACATCTACGCCGTGCGTGCTGCCCATCGCGATCGCCTGATCCAACTGCTCGGCGAACGTGGCGTCGCCACCGGCATTCACTATCCGGTCCCGGTCCATCTGCAGCAGGCTTACGCCAATCTTGGCTACCGCCGTGGCAACTTTCCTGTCAGCGAAGCCTGCGCCGACAGCTTCCTGTCCCTGCCCATGTTTCCCGAGCTGACGAACCAGCAGATCGAAATCGTGGTCCGGGAGTTCAAGGACTGCCTGCGCCTTGTCGCTGGCGGGGCTGCCTGA
- a CDS encoding lipid II:glycine glycyltransferase FemX, producing the protein MLQEAYGYQPHYLTKSDATGKLTALLPLMEVSSWLTGKRGVGLPFTDLVEPLCSDPANFRELIDAALALGRARGWKYLECRGGKSWQPEAPASTSFLRHTLTLNVGEATLLAGFDDSVRRAMRKAERSGVKVEFSRSPEAMNAFYGLMCQTRRRHGVPPQPYRFFTNIQRYILAEREQGWIVLGRDASGLPVAGAIFLHFNRRAIYKFGASDENRQELRANNLVFWRSIQHYANAGFLEMDFGRTSLGNEGLRKFKLGWGTREESVEYTRFDFRTSGHVTAKDEAQGWHNQIFRNLPLPLSRLAGRFLYRHIA; encoded by the coding sequence GTGCTGCAGGAGGCCTACGGCTACCAGCCGCACTACCTCACTAAGAGCGATGCGACGGGAAAATTGACCGCCCTCCTGCCCCTGATGGAGGTATCCAGCTGGCTGACGGGAAAACGCGGCGTTGGCCTCCCTTTCACCGACCTAGTGGAGCCACTTTGCTCCGATCCCGCAAACTTCCGCGAGCTGATCGACGCAGCCCTGGCCTTGGGCCGCGCGCGCGGATGGAAATACCTCGAGTGCCGGGGCGGAAAATCTTGGCAGCCCGAAGCTCCGGCCTCGACCAGTTTCCTGCGCCATACACTGACCTTGAACGTCGGCGAAGCCACCCTGCTGGCTGGGTTTGACGATTCTGTGCGTCGCGCCATGCGCAAGGCCGAGCGCAGCGGCGTGAAAGTGGAGTTCTCCCGCTCCCCTGAGGCGATGAATGCCTTTTATGGGCTCATGTGCCAGACCCGCCGCCGTCATGGCGTGCCGCCCCAGCCCTATCGCTTTTTCACGAACATCCAGCGTTATATCTTGGCTGAGCGGGAGCAGGGCTGGATCGTGCTCGGCCGGGATGCGAGCGGACTGCCCGTAGCCGGCGCGATCTTCCTGCATTTCAACCGGCGGGCCATCTACAAATTCGGCGCCTCCGATGAGAACCGACAGGAGCTGCGAGCCAACAATCTGGTTTTCTGGCGGAGCATCCAGCATTATGCCAACGCAGGCTTTCTCGAAATGGATTTCGGCCGCACCTCCCTCGGCAACGAAGGACTGCGAAAATTCAAACTTGGTTGGGGCACGCGGGAAGAGTCGGTCGAATACACCCGGTTTGATTTTCGGACATCTGGCCATGTTACGGCCAAGGATGAAGCCCAGGGCTGGCATAACCAAATTTTCCGAAACCTGCCCCTGCCTCTGTCGCGCCTGGCCGGCCGCTTCCTTTACCGCCACATTGCCTAG
- a CDS encoding GumC family protein: MATPTTNPTATFKISDLYYVLFRHKWKIIICTMLGLGAAAAVYKLKPPPYQSRANLLIRFVISEGRSMDPGANDTITMSPDGRGATVLNSELQIFTSRDLAETVARNVGPDKVLTGISDSKSLAEATSVVRAGLFAETPRNSSTIEAYVTHPNAEMAQAIMREYVNAYLKRHQEIHRAAGMVGEFLAQETDQLRARLTQTEEQLRAVNAKAGVVSLEASKQAYADQMNRIRDAIFTAQAELAGRISVYEQMTKLLQPAAAEATATEPAPVPPAQIEAYQRVLAQISQLRGREAELLNYFKEGSARIQEVRAQVAEAEASRQQLIAAHPGLARVNTAVVVAAGNRPGGYDPVTEGAQITALQARLKALNAQMEQVRAEAANLDQLEVSILELRRRKELEETNYRRYAASLEQQRIKEAMGDGKVSNISIVQSATPAAQDWMPLRKLTAGIAAAGLILGLAWAFLIEMFLDHSIRRPGEVERTLRAPLFIAIPRLKTALAAGKSRRKLLPAAGSKPVGDADQNAAGSGNGMSLATTELEPFHQTLRDRLISYFESINLRHKPKLIAVTGLGRSSGVTTTASGLARSLSETGEGNVLLVDMTQGQGSAQHFQRGTQIGLDQLLDTRNSAFVRDNLYVVSESSGGERLAKGLPQRFNQLVPKLKASDFDYIIFDMPPVNQISITPRLAQFMDMTLLVVESEKTDRHVAERAAELLTQAKTNVGVVLNKNNPYVPARLQQDSNFFLGA, translated from the coding sequence ATGGCCACTCCCACCACCAATCCCACCGCCACATTCAAGATCAGCGACCTCTACTACGTCCTGTTCCGTCACAAGTGGAAGATCATCATCTGCACCATGCTCGGCTTGGGAGCAGCCGCCGCGGTTTATAAGCTCAAACCGCCCCCCTACCAATCACGCGCCAATCTCTTGATCCGCTTCGTTATCAGCGAGGGGCGCTCGATGGATCCCGGGGCCAACGACACGATCACCATGTCCCCGGATGGCCGCGGCGCCACGGTCCTGAATTCCGAGCTCCAGATCTTTACCAGCCGGGATCTGGCCGAGACCGTCGCCCGCAATGTCGGTCCGGATAAAGTGCTAACTGGCATCAGTGATTCCAAATCTCTCGCTGAAGCCACAAGCGTTGTTCGCGCTGGATTATTTGCGGAGACTCCTCGCAACAGCAGCACGATTGAGGCCTACGTCACTCACCCCAATGCCGAAATGGCGCAGGCCATCATGCGGGAGTACGTCAACGCTTACCTCAAACGTCACCAGGAAATCCACCGCGCCGCCGGCATGGTCGGCGAATTTCTGGCCCAGGAGACCGACCAGTTGCGGGCCCGGCTTACGCAGACTGAGGAACAGCTCCGGGCGGTGAATGCCAAGGCCGGGGTCGTTTCCCTGGAGGCCTCGAAGCAGGCCTATGCCGACCAGATGAACCGCATTCGCGACGCCATTTTCACCGCCCAGGCGGAACTCGCTGGCCGGATCTCCGTGTATGAGCAGATGACAAAACTCCTCCAGCCCGCCGCCGCGGAGGCCACCGCGACCGAGCCGGCCCCTGTGCCGCCCGCACAGATTGAGGCCTATCAGCGCGTCCTGGCCCAGATCAGCCAGTTGCGGGGCCGGGAGGCCGAGCTGTTGAACTATTTTAAGGAGGGCTCCGCGCGCATTCAGGAAGTGCGGGCCCAGGTGGCCGAGGCCGAGGCTTCACGCCAGCAGCTGATTGCCGCCCACCCCGGGCTCGCGCGCGTGAACACCGCCGTGGTGGTGGCGGCGGGCAACCGCCCCGGCGGCTACGATCCCGTGACGGAAGGCGCCCAGATCACCGCTCTGCAAGCGAGACTCAAAGCCCTCAACGCGCAGATGGAGCAGGTTCGAGCCGAGGCGGCCAACCTCGACCAACTGGAAGTATCCATCCTCGAACTGCGTCGCCGCAAGGAACTCGAGGAAACCAATTACCGCCGCTATGCCGCGAGCCTGGAGCAACAGCGCATCAAGGAAGCCATGGGCGACGGCAAGGTTTCGAATATCAGCATCGTGCAGTCCGCCACCCCGGCGGCGCAAGACTGGATGCCACTGCGCAAGCTCACCGCCGGCATCGCCGCCGCTGGTTTGATTCTGGGTCTGGCTTGGGCCTTCCTCATCGAGATGTTCCTCGATCACTCCATCCGGCGCCCGGGCGAGGTGGAACGCACCCTGCGCGCCCCCCTCTTCATCGCCATTCCCCGGCTCAAGACCGCCCTTGCCGCAGGTAAAAGCCGGCGAAAACTGTTGCCGGCTGCGGGCAGCAAGCCGGTGGGCGACGCCGACCAAAACGCCGCCGGGTCGGGGAATGGGATGTCTTTGGCCACAACCGAGCTGGAACCCTTCCATCAAACCCTGCGCGACCGCTTGATCAGCTACTTCGAGAGCATCAACCTCCGGCACAAACCCAAGCTGATCGCCGTGACTGGACTGGGGCGCAGCTCGGGCGTCACCACCACCGCCTCCGGCTTGGCCCGTTCCTTGTCCGAGACCGGCGAGGGCAACGTCCTCCTCGTGGACATGACCCAGGGCCAGGGCTCCGCCCAGCACTTCCAGCGCGGCACCCAGATCGGCTTGGACCAGCTGCTCGACACCCGCAACTCGGCATTTGTCCGCGACAACCTCTACGTCGTCAGCGAAAGTTCCGGCGGCGAGCGTCTCGCCAAGGGCCTCCCCCAGCGTTTCAACCAGCTCGTGCCGAAGCTCAAGGCCAGCGACTTCGACTACATCATTTTCGACATGCCGCCGGTGAACCAGATCAGTATCACCCCCCGCCTCGCCCAGTTCATGGATATGACCCTCCTCGTGGTAGAATCCGAAAAAACCGACCGCCATGTCGCGGAACGCGCCGCGGAGCTTCTGACCCAAGCCAAGACCAATGTCGGCGTCGTGCTCAACAAAAACAATCCCTACGTTCCCGCCCGACTGCAACAGGACAGCAATTTTTTCCTGGGCGCATGA
- a CDS encoding glycosyltransferase, whose protein sequence is MLHRRLYYLLKPFLPWSLRMGFRRILARRLRRIHSAVWPIQANAATKPTGWPGWPENSQFAFVITHDVEGPEGLAKCRQLAELEMEMGVRSCFNFIPEGPYAVPPELRAWLVGNGFEVGVHDLRHDGHLYDSRRGFEEQAVRINHHLQDWGASGFRAGFMLRNLEWLHDLKIEYDSSTFDTDPFEPQSSGAGTIFPFWVSAPPPRTVSANGRYLTPPPNTSGYIELPYTLPQDSTLFLLLRETSPEIWLRKLDWVAGHGGMALVNVHPDYVRFDGEAASPRTFPVSYYRELLAHVRRQHTGRYWQALPGQVSRFARGLSPLPALPRPRRICMISHSFYESDNRVTRYAEALAARGDHVDILALRRSADLPRQETIQNVCVHRLQDRFGKNEQSKLSYLWPLLRFLLASFWWLTRSHARRRYDLIHVHNIPDFLIFAALYPKMTGTPVILDIHDIVPEFFTSKFGQRASGVSFTLLKLMERCSAALANHVIIANHLWLDTYTGRTGTRDRSTAFINYVDSQVFVPAPAPRDDGKKVVIFPGGLQWHQGLDIAIRAFPAVRAAVPGAEFHIYGDGNAKESLVALTRDLGLDGCVRFFEPTNVRKVAAIMARADLGVVPKRADSFGNEAYSTKIMEFMSVGVPAVVSSTKIDRYYFDDTVVRFFPSGNVEALVAALISLLSDAELHRRQAAAGLEYARLNCWETRKHDYLGLVDRLSPFC, encoded by the coding sequence ATGCTGCATCGCCGACTCTACTACCTCCTGAAGCCTTTTCTTCCCTGGAGCCTGCGCATGGGCTTTCGCCGGATTCTCGCGCGGCGCCTGCGCCGCATCCATTCCGCGGTCTGGCCGATCCAGGCCAACGCCGCCACCAAACCGACCGGCTGGCCCGGCTGGCCCGAAAACAGTCAGTTTGCCTTCGTGATCACCCACGATGTGGAAGGCCCCGAAGGGCTCGCGAAATGCCGGCAGCTCGCGGAGCTTGAGATGGAGATGGGTGTTCGCTCCTGTTTCAACTTCATCCCGGAGGGGCCGTATGCCGTGCCGCCGGAATTGCGCGCCTGGCTGGTTGGGAACGGCTTCGAAGTCGGGGTCCATGACCTCCGGCACGACGGTCACCTGTATGATTCGCGCCGCGGGTTCGAGGAGCAGGCCGTCCGGATCAACCATCACCTGCAGGACTGGGGGGCCTCGGGGTTTCGCGCCGGGTTCATGCTGCGAAACCTCGAGTGGTTGCACGACCTCAAGATCGAATACGACTCCTCCACCTTCGACACGGATCCCTTCGAACCCCAGTCTTCGGGCGCCGGCACCATTTTCCCGTTTTGGGTCTCAGCTCCGCCGCCGCGCACCGTGTCCGCCAACGGGAGATACCTCACGCCGCCACCAAATACCTCGGGCTACATCGAGCTGCCCTACACCCTCCCGCAGGACTCGACCCTGTTCCTGCTGCTTCGTGAAACCTCGCCCGAGATCTGGTTGCGCAAGCTGGACTGGGTTGCCGGCCACGGGGGCATGGCACTCGTCAATGTCCATCCCGACTATGTCCGTTTCGACGGTGAGGCCGCGAGCCCGCGCACCTTTCCGGTGTCCTATTACCGCGAACTGCTCGCGCATGTCCGCCGCCAGCACACCGGCAGATACTGGCAGGCCCTGCCCGGCCAGGTGTCGCGCTTCGCCCGCGGCCTGAGCCCGCTCCCCGCCCTGCCGCGCCCGCGCAGGATCTGCATGATCAGCCATTCGTTCTACGAAAGCGACAACCGCGTGACCCGCTATGCGGAGGCCCTCGCGGCTCGCGGCGACCATGTTGACATTCTCGCCCTCCGCCGGTCCGCCGATCTGCCCCGCCAGGAAACGATTCAAAATGTGTGCGTGCATCGCCTGCAGGACCGCTTTGGCAAAAACGAGCAGTCGAAGCTGTCCTACCTGTGGCCGCTGCTGCGCTTCCTCCTCGCCTCCTTCTGGTGGCTGACGCGCAGCCACGCCCGCCGGCGCTACGACCTGATCCACGTCCACAACATCCCCGACTTCCTGATCTTCGCGGCCTTGTATCCGAAGATGACCGGCACGCCCGTCATCCTCGACATCCACGACATCGTGCCGGAATTTTTCACCAGCAAGTTCGGCCAGCGCGCGTCCGGGGTTTCCTTCACCTTGCTCAAGCTGATGGAGCGCTGCTCCGCCGCCCTGGCAAACCATGTGATCATCGCCAATCATCTTTGGCTCGACACCTACACCGGGCGCACCGGCACCCGGGATCGCAGCACCGCGTTCATCAACTACGTTGATTCCCAGGTTTTCGTTCCCGCTCCCGCCCCGCGCGACGACGGGAAAAAAGTGGTGATTTTCCCGGGCGGACTGCAATGGCACCAGGGCCTGGACATTGCCATCCGTGCGTTTCCGGCGGTGCGCGCGGCCGTGCCCGGGGCGGAATTCCACATCTACGGCGACGGCAACGCCAAGGAATCCCTCGTCGCCCTGACCCGCGATCTCGGCCTCGACGGTTGCGTCCGCTTTTTCGAACCGACCAATGTCCGCAAGGTCGCCGCCATCATGGCCCGGGCGGACCTCGGCGTCGTGCCGAAGCGCGCCGACTCCTTTGGCAACGAGGCCTACAGCACCAAGATCATGGAATTCATGTCGGTCGGCGTTCCCGCCGTGGTGTCCAGCACCAAGATTGACCGGTATTACTTCGACGACACGGTGGTGCGCTTCTTCCCCTCCGGCAATGTCGAGGCCCTCGTCGCGGCCCTGATCAGCCTGTTGAGCGATGCGGAGCTGCACCGGCGGCAGGCGGCCGCCGGACTGGAGTATGCCCGGCTGAACTGTTGGGAAACCCGCAAGCATGACTATCTCGGCCTGGTTGATCGCCTGAGTCCCTTCTGCTGA
- a CDS encoding polysaccharide deacetylase family protein, translating to MRLDRLISLGLVDPVLRLKGAPAPATAGRAAVSRLPVLMYHRIADDPEPGISPYYRVCASPRRFAEQMQWLADLGYRGVTLSEGLQALKTQGEGDKVQGMKEEVRFANGAGTQSPASGLQPPASGAPSPFSAALSPPTSQKLVAITFDDGFRDFHTAAYPVLARHGFTATMYLPTAYVGETRLSFKSHECLTWPEVRELRRAGIEFGSHTVSHPILVRLGWPEIGRELHDSRQMIEQHLGASVTSFAYPYAFPSADRDFTARLREMIGEAGYATCATTEIGTVTAGDDPLQLRRLPANGCDDFPLLRAKVSGAYDWLHSVQSVFKRLKPRPARPAA from the coding sequence GTGCGCCTCGACCGCCTGATCTCCCTCGGCCTCGTCGATCCGGTTCTCCGGCTGAAGGGCGCACCCGCCCCAGCAACCGCAGGCCGCGCCGCGGTCAGCCGCCTGCCCGTCCTCATGTATCACCGGATTGCCGATGATCCTGAGCCGGGCATCTCGCCTTATTACCGCGTGTGCGCTTCGCCGCGGCGCTTTGCCGAGCAGATGCAATGGCTGGCCGACTTGGGCTATCGGGGCGTGACGCTCAGCGAGGGGTTGCAAGCACTGAAGACACAGGGCGAAGGGGACAAGGTGCAGGGTATGAAAGAGGAAGTAAGATTCGCGAACGGTGCCGGCACCCAGTCTCCGGCCTCCGGTCTCCAGCCTCCAGCCTCAGGCGCCCCTTCTCCTTTCTCCGCTGCCCTTTCTCCCCCAACTTCTCAAAAGTTGGTCGCCATTACCTTCGACGACGGTTTCCGCGATTTTCACACGGCCGCCTATCCCGTCCTCGCGCGCCACGGGTTCACGGCGACCATGTATCTGCCCACGGCCTATGTCGGTGAGACCCGGCTGAGTTTCAAGTCCCACGAGTGCCTGACCTGGCCCGAGGTGCGGGAACTGCGGCGGGCCGGCATCGAATTCGGGTCGCACACGGTCAGCCACCCGATTCTCGTTCGCCTGGGCTGGCCCGAGATCGGACGCGAACTGCACGACTCCCGGCAAATGATCGAACAGCATCTCGGCGCCAGCGTCACCAGCTTTGCCTACCCCTACGCGTTTCCCTCGGCCGACCGGGACTTCACCGCCCGCCTGCGCGAAATGATCGGAGAGGCCGGTTACGCCACCTGCGCCACCACCGAAATCGGCACGGTGACCGCGGGCGACGATCCGCTGCAGCTGCGCCGGCTGCCGGCCAACGGCTGCGACGACTTCCCGCTGCTCCGGGCCAAGGTCTCCGGCGCCTACGACTGGCTTCATTCTGTCCAGAGCGTCTTCAAGCGGCTCAAACCCCGTCCGGCGCGCCCCGCCGCCTAA